In one window of Mesorhizobium sp. B2-1-1 DNA:
- a CDS encoding glutathione S-transferase family protein, with product MYKAVGSRGSRVSRVLWMLEELGQAYEFVEIPLRSPEAYALNPSGKVPILIDGELTLTDSAAICVYLADKHADKGMGASPGLAGRAEMDSWMHFAQSELEAPLWNKLRHRFLLPREVRVDVGPAAAYDFASEVKALDRRLGDKPFALGDRFSAVDVLLGDMGGWARAGRFPIESDRVNAYFDRVLSRPARARAQANGGAMK from the coding sequence ATGTACAAGGCCGTCGGATCGCGTGGATCCCGGGTTAGCCGTGTTCTGTGGATGCTCGAAGAACTCGGGCAGGCCTATGAATTCGTCGAAATTCCCCTGCGCTCGCCCGAAGCCTATGCGCTCAATCCCTCGGGCAAGGTGCCGATCTTGATCGACGGCGAGCTGACGCTGACGGATTCGGCGGCGATCTGCGTCTATCTCGCCGATAAGCACGCGGATAAGGGCATGGGCGCCAGTCCCGGCCTCGCAGGCCGCGCCGAAATGGATTCCTGGATGCATTTCGCCCAGTCCGAGCTGGAAGCGCCGTTGTGGAACAAATTGCGCCACCGTTTCCTGCTGCCCAGGGAAGTCCGGGTCGATGTCGGCCCCGCGGCCGCCTACGATTTCGCCTCGGAGGTCAAGGCGCTGGACCGCCGGCTTGGCGACAAGCCTTTCGCGCTCGGCGACCGGTTCTCGGCTGTCGACGTGCTGCTCGGCGACATGGGCGGCTGGGCCCGAGCCGGCCGCTTTCCAATAGAATCCGACCGCGTCAACGCCTATTTCGACCGCGTGCTTTCACGCCCTGCCCGTGCCCGGGCGCAAGCCAATGGCGGAGCCATGAAATGA
- the ureE gene encoding urease accessory protein UreE, whose translation MKLNLNTDFTKFPRAISVLTSGNAGTTAPSGRAVLAHDERHLRRRAIELSDGSKVLVDLPEPVTLNDGDRLVLEDGRHVEIIAAPEEVYDIRARDAVHLAELAWHIGNRHLAAAIEAERILILRDHVIKAMLEGLGATVSEVSEPFKPVRGAYSGGHDHGHAHAHSHAEAHSHGGSHSHNHSHDHHDHHD comes from the coding sequence ATGAAGCTCAACCTCAACACCGACTTCACGAAGTTCCCGCGCGCCATCTCGGTGCTGACCTCCGGCAATGCCGGCACCACGGCGCCATCCGGCCGCGCGGTTCTTGCCCATGACGAGCGGCATCTGCGCCGCCGGGCGATCGAATTGTCCGATGGCAGCAAGGTACTGGTCGACCTGCCGGAGCCCGTCACCCTCAACGACGGCGACAGGCTGGTGCTGGAAGACGGCCGCCACGTCGAGATCATCGCGGCGCCGGAGGAGGTCTATGATATCCGCGCCCGCGACGCCGTGCATCTGGCCGAGCTTGCCTGGCATATCGGCAACCGCCATCTCGCGGCGGCGATAGAGGCGGAGCGCATCCTCATCCTGCGCGATCATGTCATCAAGGCGATGCTGGAGGGGCTCGGGGCCACGGTGAGCGAGGTTTCCGAACCGTTCAAGCCGGTGCGGGGCGCGTATTCCGGCGGCCATGACCACGGCCATGCGCACGCCCACAGCCACGCCGAAGCGCACAGCCACGGCGGGTCGCATTCGCACAACCATTCGCACGACCACCATGATCACCACGACTGA
- a CDS encoding urease accessory protein UreF, whose translation MITTTDQPSGIALLRLMAWLSPVFPVGGFSYSHGLERAVHDGLVTDAAGLAAWLETLVEMGSAWNDAVLFAESWRNARDGGDLAEVAALAEALAGSRERHAETMLQGAAFLKAAAAWPNPVRARLPAECAYCVAVGAVAGGNGIALPDALSAFLQAFFSNLVQAAIRLGVIGQSDAVMLLASFEVLALATAARASRSTMDDLGGCAFVSDIVAMQHETQYSRLFRS comes from the coding sequence ATGATCACCACGACTGATCAGCCATCCGGCATCGCCCTGCTGCGATTGATGGCATGGCTGTCGCCGGTCTTTCCGGTCGGCGGCTTTTCCTACAGCCATGGCCTCGAACGCGCCGTGCATGATGGGCTGGTGACCGATGCGGCGGGCCTCGCCGCTTGGCTTGAAACGCTGGTCGAGATGGGCTCCGCCTGGAACGATGCCGTGCTGTTCGCGGAGAGCTGGCGCAACGCCCGCGACGGCGGCGATCTGGCCGAAGTCGCCGCACTGGCCGAGGCGTTGGCCGGGTCACGCGAGCGCCATGCCGAGACGATGCTGCAAGGTGCTGCTTTCCTGAAGGCCGCGGCGGCGTGGCCCAACCCGGTGCGGGCGCGCCTGCCGGCGGAGTGTGCCTATTGCGTCGCCGTAGGCGCGGTCGCCGGCGGAAACGGCATCGCCTTGCCGGACGCCCTGTCCGCCTTCCTGCAGGCCTTCTTCTCCAATCTCGTCCAGGCTGCAATCCGGCTGGGTGTCATCGGCCAGAGCGACGCCGTGATGCTGCTCGCCAGCTTCGAAGTACTGGCCCTTGCGACGGCCGCCCGCGCATCCCGCTCGACAATGGACGATCTCGGCGGTTGCGCCTTTGTCTCTGATATCGTGGCGATGCAGCACGAAACCCAGTATTCGCGATTGTTCCGCTCATGA
- a CDS encoding DUF3995 domain-containing protein encodes MIVLAFILSFVLLVITALHVYWGIGGIWPGKDAASCAHAVVGFRGVDEMPAPFACFAVAACLALATLWPMALEGVFASPFPREGLAATALLIGLVFLGRGIAGFTPRWRRLAPEQPFARLDRSLYSPLCLLIGLGFAVLAITEFPT; translated from the coding sequence ATGATCGTCCTTGCCTTCATCCTCTCATTCGTCCTGCTGGTGATCACCGCGTTGCACGTTTATTGGGGCATTGGCGGGATATGGCCGGGCAAGGATGCGGCGTCCTGCGCGCATGCGGTCGTCGGCTTTCGCGGCGTCGACGAGATGCCGGCGCCGTTCGCCTGCTTTGCCGTCGCCGCCTGCCTGGCGCTGGCAACGCTCTGGCCGATGGCTCTGGAGGGTGTGTTTGCCTCGCCCTTTCCCAGGGAAGGCCTCGCCGCCACCGCGCTGCTGATCGGGCTGGTGTTTCTCGGACGCGGCATTGCCGGCTTCACGCCCCGGTGGCGCCGGCTGGCACCGGAACAGCCTTTCGCGCGGCTCGATAGGAGCCTTTATTCGCCGCTGTGCCTGCTGATCGGGCTCGGCTTCGCAGTTCTCGCCATCACGGAGTTCCCGACATGA
- the ureG gene encoding urease accessory protein UreG: MTQPNGPLRIGIGGPVGSGKTTLTEKLCKALREEFSIAVVTNDIYTREDAMMLARLQALPEERIVGVETGGCPHTAIREDASINLQAIAELNRKFPDLDIIFIESGGDNLAATFSPDLADLTLYVISVCQGEEIPRKGGPAITRSDFLIINKSDLAPYVNVNLDVMESDATRMRGKRPFGFTDLSRGKGLREVIDFIVEHGGLRLGTAASTAA; encoded by the coding sequence ATGACGCAGCCCAACGGTCCCCTTCGCATCGGCATTGGCGGCCCCGTCGGTTCGGGCAAGACGACGCTCACCGAGAAACTGTGCAAGGCGCTGCGTGAGGAATTCTCCATCGCCGTCGTCACCAACGACATCTACACAAGGGAAGACGCCATGATGCTGGCGCGGCTGCAGGCGCTGCCGGAAGAGCGCATCGTCGGCGTCGAGACCGGCGGCTGCCCGCACACCGCCATCCGCGAGGACGCCTCGATCAATCTGCAGGCGATCGCGGAGCTCAACCGCAAATTCCCCGATCTCGACATCATCTTCATCGAATCCGGCGGCGACAACCTTGCCGCCACCTTCTCGCCGGATCTCGCCGATCTCACGCTCTATGTCATCTCCGTCTGCCAGGGCGAGGAGATCCCGCGGAAAGGCGGCCCGGCGATCACCCGTTCCGATTTCCTGATCATCAACAAGAGCGACCTGGCGCCCTATGTGAACGTCAATCTCGACGTGATGGAGAGCGACGCCACCCGCATGCGCGGCAAGCGGCCGTTCGGCTTCACCGACCTGTCGCGCGGCAAGGGGTTGCGGGAGGTGATCGATTTCATCGTCGAGCATGGCGGCTTGAGGCTCGGGACCGCCGCAAGCACGGCGGCGTGA
- a CDS encoding class II aldolase and adducin N-terminal domain-containing protein, which yields MSIARLQKEPLTNLPFYEERVDLACAFRWTARLNMHEAVANHFSLAVNEDGTKFLMNPNQVHFSRIKASDLLMIDANDPETLSGPNAPDPTAWGLHGAIHRNVRHARCVMHVHSIHATVLASLADSRLPPIDQNSAMFFNRHVVDAHYGGLAFEEEGERCSQLLTDPKVKVMVMGNHGVLVIGDTVADAFNRMFYFERAAETYIKALWTGRPLRTLSDAIAEKAASEMDDYPGQAERHLSELKAILDEQEPVYRN from the coding sequence ATGAGCATCGCCCGCCTGCAAAAGGAACCGCTGACCAACCTGCCCTTCTACGAGGAGCGCGTCGATCTTGCCTGCGCCTTCCGCTGGACGGCGCGGCTCAACATGCACGAGGCGGTGGCCAACCATTTCTCGCTGGCGGTCAACGAGGACGGCACAAAATTCCTGATGAACCCCAATCAGGTGCACTTCTCGCGCATCAAGGCGAGCGACCTTTTGATGATCGACGCCAACGATCCCGAGACGCTGTCCGGCCCGAATGCGCCCGACCCGACGGCGTGGGGCCTGCACGGCGCCATCCACCGCAACGTCCGCCATGCGCGCTGCGTCATGCATGTGCATTCCATCCACGCCACCGTGCTGGCCTCGCTCGCCGATTCTAGGCTGCCGCCGATCGACCAGAATTCGGCGATGTTCTTCAACCGCCACGTCGTCGACGCCCATTATGGCGGTCTGGCCTTCGAGGAAGAGGGCGAGCGCTGCTCGCAGCTCCTGACCGACCCCAAGGTCAAGGTAATGGTGATGGGCAATCACGGCGTGCTGGTCATCGGCGACACGGTGGCCGACGCCTTCAATCGCATGTTCTATTTCGAACGCGCCGCCGAGACCTACATCAAGGCGCTGTGGACAGGGCGGCCGCTACGCACGCTTTCCGACGCCATCGCCGAGAAGGCGGCAAGCGAAATGGACGACTATCCCGGCCAGGCCGAGCGGCATCTCAGCGAGCTGAAGGCGATCCTCGACGAGCAGGAGCCGGTCTACCGGAACTGA
- a CDS encoding HAD family hydrolase, with protein sequence MTPKAVFWDMDGTLVDSEPLHEAALVAAMRNVGLQPPPDLHERVLGVAAWPVYLMMRDEFGLDLPFDEWIVHKYEHYLPLVATLKPRPGAIEIFNELRALGVQQAVVSNSDRMIVDANLHMVGLIYPGMKTISRNDVREGKPQAEPFLRAAYLADVDPAHAVAVDDSWPGAMAGLAAGMKTIFWPEKPMDGPPGAVVINSAEELRAELGL encoded by the coding sequence ATGACACCGAAAGCGGTTTTTTGGGACATGGACGGCACGCTGGTCGACAGCGAACCGCTGCACGAAGCAGCCCTGGTGGCGGCGATGCGCAATGTCGGCCTTCAGCCTCCGCCCGACCTGCATGAGCGCGTTCTCGGGGTCGCTGCCTGGCCGGTCTACCTGATGATGCGCGACGAGTTCGGCCTGGATCTGCCCTTCGACGAGTGGATCGTCCATAAATACGAGCATTATCTGCCGCTTGTCGCGACATTGAAGCCGCGCCCCGGTGCGATCGAGATATTCAACGAATTGCGCGCGCTTGGCGTGCAGCAAGCCGTGGTCTCGAATTCCGACCGCATGATCGTCGACGCCAATCTGCACATGGTCGGCCTGATCTATCCAGGCATGAAGACCATCAGCCGCAACGACGTGCGCGAAGGCAAGCCGCAAGCCGAGCCGTTCCTGCGCGCCGCCTATCTGGCCGATGTCGATCCCGCGCACGCGGTGGCGGTCGACGACAGCTGGCCGGGCGCCATGGCGGGGCTGGCGGCAGGCATGAAGACGATCTTCTGGCCGGAAAAACCGATGGACGGCCCGCCCGGTGCGGTGGTCATCAACAGCGCCGAGGAATTGCGGGCTGAACTGGGGCTTTAA
- a CDS encoding sugar-binding transcriptional regulator — protein sequence MNNRQEGGSNRLDDAARAGWLYYVAGNTQDQIAATLGISRQTAQRLVSLAVSEGLIKVRVDHPIANCLDLAARLKSRFALDLVEVVPSDPTSSSTTIGIAEAAAAEIERRLRSPAPIVLAIGTGRTLKAAIEQLPPMECPQHKVVSLTGNISPDGSAAFYNVIFTMADRVKARSFPMPLPVIASSPQEREMLLSQPMIQPTLALAAEADVTFVGIGDLGPKAPLYEDGFISDAELKALQKAGGVAEIVGWVFDRDGRMIEGITNDRVSSAALPSREKSLVIALAMGERKLPGILAAVNRRLVNGLITDERTAAALLASG from the coding sequence GTGAACAACCGGCAGGAGGGCGGCAGCAACAGGTTGGACGATGCCGCGCGCGCGGGCTGGCTCTATTACGTTGCCGGCAACACGCAGGACCAGATCGCCGCCACGCTCGGCATCTCCAGACAGACGGCGCAGCGGCTGGTGTCGCTGGCAGTGTCGGAAGGCCTGATCAAGGTGCGCGTCGACCATCCGATCGCCAACTGCCTCGACCTCGCCGCCCGCCTGAAATCGCGCTTCGCGCTCGACCTGGTGGAGGTGGTGCCGAGCGACCCGACCTCATCATCGACGACGATCGGCATCGCCGAGGCGGCGGCAGCGGAAATTGAGAGGCGACTGAGATCGCCGGCCCCGATCGTGCTGGCGATCGGCACCGGCCGTACGCTGAAGGCGGCGATCGAGCAACTGCCGCCGATGGAGTGCCCGCAGCACAAGGTGGTGTCCCTGACCGGCAATATCTCGCCGGACGGTTCGGCCGCTTTCTACAACGTCATCTTCACCATGGCCGACAGGGTCAAGGCGCGGTCGTTCCCGATGCCGTTGCCGGTCATCGCCTCCTCGCCGCAGGAGCGCGAGATGCTGCTCAGCCAGCCGATGATCCAGCCGACGCTGGCGCTGGCCGCGGAGGCCGACGTCACCTTCGTCGGCATCGGCGACCTCGGCCCGAAGGCGCCGCTCTATGAGGACGGCTTCATTTCCGACGCCGAGCTGAAGGCGCTACAGAAGGCCGGCGGCGTCGCCGAAATTGTCGGCTGGGTGTTCGATCGCGACGGCCGCATGATCGAGGGCATCACCAACGACCGGGTGTCGTCGGCGGCCCTGCCGTCACGCGAGAAGTCGCTGGTCATCGCGCTCGCCATGGGTGAACGCAAGCTGCCGGGCATCCTGGCGGCCGTGAACCGCCGGCTGGTCAACGGCCTTATCACCGACGAACGAACCGCCGCCGCCCTGCTGGCGAGCGGATGA
- the gcvA gene encoding transcriptional regulator GcvA — MPDLSSRQVAQLPPLQAIRVFEAVARHLSFTKAAEELAMTQAAVSYQIKVLEERVGAPLFLRRPRQIELTEAGQRLAPAVSEAFAILGQAYAAARGGADGLLCVTTVLTFASNWLAHHLGSFQIAHPALAVRLDTSSRLTDFAREDVDLAIRSGGGKWPGLEAYKLLDADFTPMLSPKLAASIGGVKEPADLLKLPILDPGDIWWTQWFEAAGVQSHDLAKRPGSSMGAQAYEANAAIAGHGVAVLTRALFKAELADGRLIQPFDLVGDDGHAYWLVYPEARRNVPKIRAFRDWILAEIAC, encoded by the coding sequence ATGCCGGATCTCAGCTCGCGACAGGTTGCGCAGCTTCCGCCGCTGCAGGCGATCCGGGTGTTCGAAGCGGTGGCGCGGCATCTGTCCTTCACCAAAGCGGCCGAGGAACTGGCGATGACGCAGGCAGCGGTCAGCTATCAGATCAAGGTGCTGGAGGAGCGGGTCGGCGCGCCGCTTTTCCTGCGCCGGCCGCGACAGATCGAGCTCACCGAAGCCGGACAGCGCCTGGCGCCGGCGGTCAGCGAGGCCTTCGCCATACTCGGCCAGGCCTATGCGGCGGCGCGCGGCGGGGCGGACGGTCTGCTGTGCGTCACCACGGTGCTGACCTTTGCCTCCAACTGGCTGGCGCATCATCTGGGTTCGTTCCAGATCGCGCATCCCGCCCTTGCCGTGCGGCTCGACACATCCAGCCGCCTGACCGATTTCGCCCGCGAGGATGTCGACCTTGCCATCCGCTCGGGCGGCGGCAAATGGCCGGGACTGGAGGCCTACAAGCTGCTCGACGCCGATTTCACGCCGATGCTGAGCCCCAAGCTCGCCGCGAGCATCGGCGGCGTCAAGGAACCGGCCGATCTGCTCAAGCTGCCTATCCTCGATCCCGGCGACATCTGGTGGACGCAATGGTTCGAGGCCGCGGGCGTGCAAAGCCATGACCTTGCCAAGCGCCCCGGCAGCAGCATGGGCGCGCAGGCCTATGAGGCCAATGCGGCCATCGCAGGCCATGGCGTGGCGGTCCTGACCAGGGCGCTGTTCAAGGCGGAACTCGCCGACGGCCGCCTGATCCAGCCCTTCGACCTGGTCGGCGACGACGGCCACGCCTACTGGCTGGTCTATCCGGAGGCGCGCCGCAACGTGCCGAAGATCCGCGCTTTCCGCGACTGGATCCTGGCCGAGATCGCCTGCTGA
- a CDS encoding ABC transporter substrate-binding protein yields MKLRTLILGLCSASALAFAAHAESITIATVNNGDMVRMQKLTDDFTKANPDIQLNWVTLEENVLRERVTTDIATKGGQYDVMTIGTYEVPIWAKQSWLLPLDKLGDDYDAKDIIPAIAGGLSVDGKLYAAPFYGESSFVMYRKDLMEKAGLKMPDAPTWDFIKQAADKMTDRANGVNGVCLRGKAGWGENMAFLTAMSNSFGARWFDENWKPQFDQPEWKNTLQFYVDLMKADGPEGASSNGFNENLALFQQGKCGMWIDATVAASFVSDPKASQVADKVGYALAPDNGLGKRGNWLWAWSLAIPAGTQKADAAEKFVSWATSKHYAELVASKEGWANVPPGTRSSLYANPEYQKAAPFAKMTLDSINAADPTHPTVKPVPYVGVQFVAIPEFQGLGTTVGQLFSAALAGQSSVDDALKQAQDAATAAMTEGGYIQ; encoded by the coding sequence ATGAAACTTCGTACGCTCATCCTGGGCTTGTGCTCGGCCAGCGCGCTCGCGTTCGCGGCACATGCCGAATCCATCACCATCGCCACCGTCAACAATGGCGATATGGTCCGCATGCAGAAGCTGACCGACGACTTCACCAAGGCGAACCCCGACATCCAGCTCAACTGGGTGACGCTGGAAGAGAACGTGCTGCGCGAGCGCGTGACCACCGACATCGCCACCAAGGGCGGCCAGTATGACGTGATGACCATCGGCACCTACGAGGTCCCGATCTGGGCCAAGCAGAGCTGGCTGTTGCCGCTCGACAAGCTCGGCGACGACTACGACGCCAAGGACATCATCCCGGCGATCGCCGGCGGCCTCTCGGTCGACGGCAAGCTCTATGCCGCGCCCTTCTACGGCGAAAGCTCCTTCGTCATGTACCGCAAGGACCTGATGGAGAAGGCAGGGCTGAAGATGCCCGACGCGCCGACCTGGGACTTCATCAAGCAGGCCGCCGACAAGATGACCGACCGCGCCAATGGCGTGAACGGCGTTTGCCTGCGCGGCAAGGCCGGCTGGGGCGAGAACATGGCCTTCCTGACCGCCATGTCGAACTCCTTCGGCGCGCGCTGGTTCGACGAGAACTGGAAGCCGCAGTTCGACCAGCCCGAATGGAAGAACACCTTGCAGTTCTATGTCGACCTGATGAAGGCCGACGGCCCCGAGGGAGCGTCCTCCAACGGCTTCAACGAGAATTTGGCGCTGTTCCAGCAGGGCAAGTGCGGCATGTGGATCGACGCCACCGTCGCCGCCTCCTTCGTCTCCGATCCCAAGGCCTCGCAGGTCGCCGACAAGGTCGGTTACGCATTGGCGCCTGACAATGGGCTCGGCAAGCGCGGCAACTGGCTGTGGGCGTGGTCGCTGGCCATTCCCGCCGGCACGCAGAAGGCCGATGCCGCCGAGAAGTTCGTGTCATGGGCAACCAGCAAGCACTATGCAGAACTGGTCGCCTCGAAGGAAGGCTGGGCCAACGTTCCGCCGGGAACGCGCTCCTCGCTCTATGCCAATCCAGAGTACCAGAAGGCGGCTCCGTTCGCCAAGATGACGCTGGACTCCATCAATGCCGCCGACCCGACGCATCCGACCGTCAAGCCGGTGCCCTATGTCGGCGTGCAGTTCGTCGCCATCCCCGAATTCCAGGGCCTCGGCACGACCGTCGGCCAGCTGTTCTCGGCAGCCCTTGCCGGCCAGTCGAGCGTCGACGACGCGCTGAAGCAGGCCCAGGACGCCGCAACCGCGGCGATGACCGAGGGCGGCTACATCCAGTAA
- a CDS encoding carbohydrate ABC transporter permease codes for MATQQTRSLARFMMAPSVVLLLVWMVVPLALTLWFSFQQYNPLNPIRDGFVGFSNYALFYSNPAFLQSILNTLLIVVSVLVITVVGGILLALLIDQPMWGQGIVRILVISPFFVMPPVAALVWKNMIMHPQYGVFADIARFFGLQPIDWFGQYPLTAIIIIVAWQWLPFATLILLTSLQSLDGEQKEAAEMDGAGFISRFIYLTLPHMSRAITVVILIQTIFLLSVYAEILVTTNGGPGYASTNLPFLVYQKALLEFKIGQASAGGIIAVILANIVAFFAMRAVGKNLDR; via the coding sequence ATGGCTACTCAGCAGACCCGTTCGCTTGCCCGTTTCATGATGGCGCCATCCGTCGTCCTGCTGCTCGTCTGGATGGTCGTTCCGCTGGCGCTCACGCTCTGGTTCTCCTTCCAGCAGTACAATCCGCTCAATCCGATCCGCGACGGCTTCGTCGGCTTCTCCAATTACGCGCTGTTCTATTCCAACCCGGCCTTCCTGCAATCGATCCTGAACACGCTGCTGATCGTCGTCAGCGTGCTTGTGATCACCGTGGTCGGCGGCATCCTGCTGGCGCTTTTGATCGACCAGCCGATGTGGGGCCAGGGTATCGTGCGCATCCTCGTCATCTCGCCGTTCTTCGTCATGCCGCCGGTGGCGGCCCTGGTCTGGAAGAACATGATCATGCATCCGCAATACGGCGTCTTCGCCGACATAGCGCGGTTCTTCGGCCTCCAGCCCATAGACTGGTTCGGACAATATCCGCTGACCGCCATCATCATCATCGTCGCCTGGCAGTGGCTGCCTTTCGCGACGCTCATTCTTTTGACTTCGCTTCAGTCGCTGGACGGCGAGCAGAAGGAGGCCGCCGAGATGGACGGCGCCGGCTTCATCAGCCGCTTCATCTACCTGACGCTGCCGCACATGTCGCGGGCGATCACCGTCGTCATCCTGATCCAGACGATCTTCCTGCTTTCGGTCTATGCCGAGATCCTCGTCACCACCAATGGCGGTCCGGGATACGCCTCCACCAACCTGCCCTTCCTGGTCTACCAGAAGGCACTGCTCGAATTCAAAATCGGCCAGGCCTCCGCCGGCGGCATCATCGCGGTCATTCTCGCCAACATCGTCGCCTTCTTCGCCATGCGCGCCGTCGGCAAGAACCTGGACAGATAA
- a CDS encoding carbohydrate ABC transporter permease, translating to MARAVTTRHKTIATAAAWIVALLIFFPILYTIITSFKSEQEAIQGFNLIPSGTFESYSEVQAQNGYFKFFLNSVLLSVGSTILALLVAIPAAWSMAFSPTKRTKDILMWMLSTKMMPAVAVLFPIYLIFRDTGLLDSRIGLMVMLMLINLPIVVWMLYTYFREIPGEILEAARMDGASLWNEIIYVLTPMAVPGIASTMLLNIILAWNEAFWTIRLTTTEAAPLTAFISSFSSPQGLFWAKLSAASTLAIAPILIMGWFSQKQLVRGLTFGAVK from the coding sequence ATGGCACGCGCAGTCACAACCCGGCACAAGACGATCGCGACGGCTGCCGCCTGGATCGTCGCCCTGCTGATCTTCTTCCCGATCCTCTACACCATCATCACCTCGTTCAAGTCGGAACAGGAGGCGATCCAAGGCTTCAACCTGATCCCGTCCGGGACCTTCGAGAGCTATTCCGAGGTCCAGGCGCAGAACGGCTATTTCAAGTTCTTCCTGAACTCGGTGCTGCTCTCGGTCGGCTCGACCATCCTGGCCCTGCTGGTCGCCATTCCGGCGGCCTGGTCGATGGCGTTCTCGCCGACCAAGCGGACCAAGGACATTTTGATGTGGATGCTGTCCACCAAGATGATGCCGGCGGTGGCCGTGCTGTTTCCGATCTACCTGATCTTCCGCGACACCGGCCTGCTCGACAGCCGCATCGGCCTGATGGTGATGCTGATGCTGATCAACCTGCCGATCGTGGTGTGGATGCTCTACACCTATTTCCGCGAAATCCCCGGCGAGATCCTGGAAGCGGCGCGCATGGACGGCGCCTCGCTGTGGAACGAGATCATCTATGTGCTAACACCCATGGCGGTGCCGGGCATCGCCTCGACCATGCTGCTCAACATCATCCTGGCCTGGAACGAAGCGTTCTGGACGATCCGGCTGACCACGACGGAAGCAGCACCCTTGACCGCCTTCATCAGCTCCTTCTCCAGCCCGCAAGGCCTGTTCTGGGCGAAGCTCTCGGCCGCCTCGACGCTGGCGATCGCGCCAATCCTGATCATGGGCTGGTTCAGCCAGAAGCAACTGGTGCGCGGCCTGACCTTCGGTGCGGTGAAGTAG
- a CDS encoding ABC transporter ATP-binding protein produces MGNITLKNVSKSFGSTSIIPNIDLVIEDGEFVVFVGPSGCGKSTLLRLIAGLEDTSGGTINIDGRDVTGEAPAKRKLAMVFQSYALYPHMTVAKNIAFPLKMAGENQATIDRKVKDAARVLNLTNYLERRPGQLSGGQRQRVAIGRAIVRQPSAFLFDEPLSNLDAALRGTMRLEISELHHQLKTTMIYVTHDQVEAMTMADKIVVLNAGNVEQVGSPMELYKTPKNLFVAGFIGSPKMNLIEGAPAAKYGSKTIGIRPEHMAISTTAGDWKATVGVAEHLGSDTFLHVQADGVGPLTVRADGELSVHHGDSIYLTPDKAKLHRFGPDGKALAA; encoded by the coding sequence ATGGGAAATATCACGCTCAAGAACGTCTCGAAATCCTTCGGCTCGACTTCGATCATTCCTAACATCGATCTCGTCATCGAGGACGGCGAGTTCGTCGTCTTCGTCGGCCCGTCGGGCTGCGGCAAGTCCACGCTGCTGCGCCTGATCGCCGGCCTGGAGGACACCAGCGGCGGCACCATCAACATTGACGGCCGCGACGTCACCGGCGAGGCGCCGGCCAAGCGCAAGCTTGCCATGGTGTTCCAGTCCTATGCGCTTTACCCGCACATGACGGTGGCCAAGAACATCGCCTTCCCACTGAAGATGGCGGGCGAGAACCAGGCGACCATTGACAGGAAGGTGAAGGACGCCGCGCGCGTACTCAACCTCACCAACTATCTGGAGCGCCGCCCCGGCCAGCTTTCCGGCGGCCAGCGCCAGCGCGTCGCCATCGGCCGCGCCATCGTGCGCCAGCCTTCGGCCTTCCTGTTCGATGAACCCTTGTCCAACCTCGACGCGGCACTGCGCGGCACGATGCGGCTGGAGATCAGCGAACTGCACCACCAGCTCAAGACGACGATGATCTACGTCACCCACGACCAAGTCGAGGCGATGACCATGGCCGACAAGATCGTCGTGCTGAATGCCGGAAATGTCGAGCAGGTCGGCTCGCCGATGGAGCTCTACAAGACGCCGAAAAACCTGTTCGTCGCCGGCTTCATCGGCTCGCCGAAAATGAATCTGATCGAAGGCGCCCCAGCGGCGAAGTACGGCTCCAAGACCATCGGCATCCGGCCCGAGCACATGGCGATCTCGACCACGGCGGGCGATTGGAAGGCAACAGTCGGCGTCGCCGAACACCTGGGATCCGACACCTTCCTGCATGTCCAGGCCGACGGTGTCGGCCCGCTGACGGTGCGCGCCGACGGCGAACTCAGCGTCCACCATGGCGACAGCATTTATCTCACGCCCGACAAGGCCAAGCTGCATCGCTTCGGCCCCGACGGCAAGGCGTTGGCGGCATGA